The Brevibacillus humidisoli DNA segment ATCCACTGTTGAAGGGTATGCCACAAGCGCTGGGTGAGATGCACCTGTGCTTCTGCCAGATGGTCGAATCGTGTGCTATCGTTAGGGTGCATTAACGCGAGTGGGATATCATCAAACAGCAGCGCGAAATGACGACACCCCCGCTCATACATCACACGGTACTTCCCGACCAGAAGGTTGAAATGAGCGTCACTGGCATATTCCAACTGCAGTCCGGGACTCACACAATAAAAAAACATCAGTCCACATTGATTTGCTTGTTCCACCAACTGCCGCAGTTGTTCCAACTGCTCCGGCGGATGCGGATCCATCCAGCGCTCCCGTAGATACGGATCATCTTTTGGCGAGTAGAAGTAGCTGTTAAAGCGATGATTGGCCAGAAATGCGATCATGTCCAGCCGCTCTTGATGTGTCCACGGCTTCCCATAAAATCCTTCGATAACACCGCGAAGCGGAAAGCACTCGGTGCTGCTCATGCTTCTTCCTCCCGAAACAGCCTTCTGTTGATTTCCGACCACAGCTCATCGCGTCCCTGTCCGGTCTCGGCGGAAAAGATGATGATCGTATCATCTCCCCGCAGCCGAAGGTCCTGGCGGATTACTTTGGTGTGCTGCAACCAACGGCCTCGAGCGATTTTATCCCCTTTAGTAGCGACAATAACGGTCGGCAGACCAATCTGCTTGCACCAGTCATACATCGCAATATCGTCTTTACTCGGTGGATGACGGATATCGACCAATTGAATCACAAGCTTCAACTCTTCACGGCCTGTCAGGTATGTCTCAATCATCTTGCCCCATTGGGACTTGATTGATTTGGAGACCTTGGCGTAGCCATATCCGGGGAAATCCACAAAGTAGAGTTCCCCATTGATCCGAAAATAGTTGAGCGTCTGGGTCTTGCCCGGTCTGGAACTGGTTCTGGCTAGTGACTTGCGGTTCAACATCTTGTTAATCAGAGACGATTTGCCCACATTGGAGCGGCCTACGAGCGCTACCTCGGGAAGACCGTCCGTTGGATACTGTTTGGGGGCAACCGCACTGATCACAAACTCTGCGGATAATACTTTCATCTTACTTCACCAGATCATTCTTCACGAGTGCGTGACGTAACACCTCATCGAGGTGCTCTACCGTAATCAACTTCAACTCGTTTCGTATACTTTCCGGGATGTCATCGATATCTTTCTCGTTATCTTTGGGCAGGATCACCGTTGTCAATCCGGCCCTGTGGGCAGATAGCGCCTTTTCCTTGAGACCGCCGATCGGCAGCACCCGTCCACGCAGCGTGATTTCACCCGTCATGCCCACTTCTTTGCGTACAGGGATAGAGGTGAGCGCTGATATGAGTGCTGTCGCCATGGTAATCCCTGCAGATGGACCGTCTTTGGGAATCGCACCCTCCGGCACATGGATGTGAATATCATTCTTTTCGTGGAAATCCGGGTCGATGTTCCAATCATTGGCTCGGGAGCGGATGTAGCTAAATGCTGCCTGCGCCGACTCTTTCATCACGTCTCCAAGCTGACCGGTTAGTGTTAGCTTGCCTTTTCCCGGAAACAGGCTAACTTCTACATTTAGCGTATCACCGCCTGTTTCCGTCCAGGCCAATCCGGTAACGCTGCCTACCTGGTTTTCTGCCTCGGCTAAACCATAGCGGTATTTCGGCTTGCCAAGCAGACCCTCCACCGTTTTGGGGGTGACGACGACTCGCTTCTTCTCACCTGAGACGATTAACTTGGCTGCTTTGCGGCAGAGATTGGCTACTTCACGGTTGAGATTGCGAACGCCCGCTTCCCGCGTGTAGTGACGGATTACTTTGAGCAGCGCTTCCTCATTTACCTGCAGTTTATCTTTGCCCAGTCCATGGTCTTCCATTTGCTTGGGCAGCAGGTACCCTTGTGCGATCTTCAGTTTCTCTACTTCCGTATAGCCAGAGATGTAGATCGTCTCCATCCGATCCAGCAGGGGCCGCGGAATCGTGTGCAGGGTATTGGCCGTAGTGATAAACATCACGTTGGTCAGATCGTATGTCTCTTCTATGTAATGATCGCTGAACTTGTCGTTCTGGTTGGGATCAAGTACCTCCAGCAGCGCCGAAGCGGGGTCGCCGCGGAAATCGGAAGCAAGCTTGTCGATCTCATCCAGCAAAAAGACGGGGTTTACGGTACCGGCTGTCTTCATCCCTTGAATGATCCGGCCAGGCATCGCTCCCACGTACGTACGGCGATGACCACGAATCTCCGCTTCATCACGCACGCCCCCCCAACGAGACTCGCACGAATTCGCGTTCCATCGCGCGGGCGATCGAGCGAGCCAACGAGGTTTTGCCGACTCCGGGCGGTCCTACCAGACAAAGGATCGGCCCCCGCATCTTGTTGACCAGCTTCTGGACGGCCAAGTATTCCAGCACCCGCTCCTTTGGCTTTTCCAATCCGTAATGATCTTCGTCGAGCACTTTTTCCGCGTGGCTGATATCGAGATTGTCGATCGTCTTGCGCGTCCACGGCAATGCCAACAGGGTATCGATATAAGTACGGATCACACTGCCTTCTGCCGAAGTAGACGGCATTTTTTCCAGACGTTCCAGTTCCTTTTCAATCTTGCTGCGGATTCTCTCCGGCATATCCGACTTGTCCAGTTGGGCGCGAAGTTCTTCCACTTCACCGGCGCGTCCTTCCTTATCACCCAGCTCTTTTTGGATGGCCTTCATTTGTTCGCGCAGATAGTATTCTTTTTGTGTCTTCTCCATTTGCTTCTTGACACGCTGGCTGATCTTGCGTTCCAGTTCCAGCACTTCCCGTTCGTTGTTGAGGATGTTGAGCAGACGCTCCAGACGCTGCTGCACCTCAATCGTCTCCAGGATTTCCTGCTTGTCTTTCATCTTCAGCGGCAGGTGGGACGCGATAACATCAGCGAGCCGACCCGGATCATCAATATCGCTGACGGAGGTAAACGTTTCTGGCGAAATTTTTTTGGACAGTTTGATGTACTGCTCAAAATGTTGAAGAACGGTACGCATCAGTGCTTCCACTTCATTATCGTCTGATTTGACCTCATCCAGATAGGTAATGGAAACCTGAAAGTAGTCGTCCTGGCGAATAAACTCATTAATCTTAGCCCGCTGCAGTCCTTCGACGAGAACGCGAATCGTTCCGTTCGGGAGTTTCAACATCTGCTTGACGCGTGCTACTGTTCCTACCTTGTAAATCTGTTCTGCATCCGGTTCTTCGATCTGTACTTCTTCTTGTGTGGCCAATAAGATTTTGTTGTCATCCACCATCGCGCTCTCGAGAGCCTTAATCGATTTCTCTCGGCCTACATCCAGGTGGAGTACCATGCTTGGGTAGACGAGCAAGCCCCGAAGCGGCAGCAACGGGATTTCTCGTTTCGTCGATTCACCCATGGCCAAGCACCTCCCCAATCCTCTTGTCAATAGCACTTTCCTAGAAAGTAAGACGTTTTTGTACAATTTTAGCGTAAACCAAAAGCGATGTCTAATACCGCATACAGTTTCCCGCACACTACATGGGCAGCGTAGGAGATGCCAACTCATCCGGCTGGACAGGAATGGCGAACGGTTCTGCTGCCGGTTCCTCGTTTTTCTCCTCTTCGTGCAGGACAGCCAGATTGATCGCTTCCTGAACGGTTTTGACCGGAATCACTTCGATTCCTTCCATGTTCTCGAAGATCGATTGCCAATTTTCTTCGGGAATCAGCACTCGGGCAGCCCCTGCCTGTTTCGCCGCCTCCACTTTGGATACGACTCCGCCAACCGGTTTTACCTTTCCATGAATGCTCACTTCACCCGTGATGGCAACCAGATTGTCAACCTGTTTCTCACAAATCGCGGAGTAGATGGCCACCGCAATCGTGACGCCTGCGGACGGTCCGTCCACCGGGATACCTCCGGGGAAGTTGATGTGCAGGTCGTAGTCGTACGGCTTCACACCGATTCGATGCAAGACAGTCAGTACATTTTCAATCGATCCCTTGGCCGTTGACTTGCGGCGAATCGTACGGCTTCGCCCGCCCAGTTCCTCTTCTTCCACCAAACCGGTCATGGTCGCCCGACCGGTGCCAGGCATCTTGGCCGGAGTCGCCGTCACCTCGATTTCCATCACCACACCCATGTTGGGACCGTAAACGGCAAGGCCGTTAACCAGTCCAATCTGCGGTTGCTGGTGAACCTGTTTCTCCTGGCGCGGCGATTTCTGACTGCTGTGCACCACCCACTCTACATCGGAAGCCTGAATCGTGCGTCGTTCTTCCGTCAAGGCAATGCCGGAAGCGATCTGCAGGGTATTGATCGCCTCCCGACCATTCGTCGCATACCGCTCGATGACCTGCACCGACTCTGGCAGCAGTTCCACGTCCATCTTGCTGGCCGCGGTGCGCACAATGCTGCCGATCTCAGCAGGCTTCAAGGGGCGGAAAAAAATCTCCAGACAGCGGGAACGAAGCGCCGGAGGGATCTCTTCAGGAGTGCGTGTGGTGGCTCCCACCAGGCGAAAATCAGCTGGAAGTCCTTGTTGAAAGATCTCGTGAATGTGAGTGGGGATTTGCGAATTTTCCTCGCTGTAATAGGCGCTTTCCAGCATCACCCGACGGTCTTCCAGCACTTTTAACAGTTTATTCATCTGGATCGGATGAAGCTCCCCGATTTCATCCAGGAACAGCACCCCGCCGTGTGCCTTGGTTACTGCTCCCGGTTTAGGCTGGGGGACACCCGCTTGGCCGAGGGCCCCTGCACCCTGGTAGATCGGATCGTGGACAGAACCAATCAGCGGGTCAGCAATGCCTCGCTCATCAAAACGGGCAATCGTCGCGTCAATCTCCACAAATTTGGCATCGTTCTTAAAGGGGGAAAGCGGGTTTTTTTTCGCCTCTTCCAGTACGACCCGTGCGGCCGCGGTTTTGCCTACCCCAGGGGGGCCATAGATGATCACATGCTGTGGATTGGGACCGCAAAGCGCCGCTCTCAGTGCTCGCAATCCGTCCTCCTGACCGACAATCTCGTCCAGCTTGGCCGGACGCGTCTTCTCCGAAAGTGGTTCGGTCAAGACGACCATGCGCATCTTGCGCAACTGATCCACTTCTTTTCTCGATTCTCGATCCACCGAGTTTTTACTGCTCCGCTGCGTTTTTAACAAATTCCAAAAGTAGGTGCCGATAATGATACCGACCACCACTTCAATTCCTGCAATCACCATCGTTGTATAGCCCATTATTCATCATCCCTCCCAACCCGCTCTGCGTGTGTTCGCTATTGTGTAGTATTGCCTGAGGGAGGAGGGAGTAAACGAAGAAAGCCACCCTCGAAAGGATGGCGTATGAAATAGGTTCCGACATTCGGAGTGCCTATGACGAGATCAGGCGGTTTCACCGTGCAGGAGGTTGCCGTCTTTGTTGGTTAGTCTCGGACTGACCCGATCACGCACCGTCTCTTCCGTGATCAGACACTTCTCCACGTCTTCTCTCGACGGCAATTCATACATCATGTCAAGCATGATCTGCTCGATGATCGCCCGCAGGCCCCGGGCGCCGGTATTCCGTTTGATCGCCTCTTTGGCAATTTGTGTAAGTGCTCCCGGTTCGAACTCCAACTCTACCCCGTCGAGACTGAGCAGTTTTTGATACTGTTTCACAAGTGCGTTCTTTGGTTCCGTCAGAATGCGCACCAGTGTCTCCTCGTCCAGTGGCTCCAGTGTGGCCAATACCGGCAGACGACCGACGAACTCGGGAATCAACCCGTATTTCAACAAGTCTTCAGGCAGTACGTACTTCAGGTATTCACCTGGTTTCAGATCGCCTTTCACACCGTCTGTGGCCAAATCGGCGCCAAATCCGATTACCTTTTTGCCAATGCGGCGTTTGATGATCTGCTCGATTCCGTCAAAAGCGCCACCGCAGATAAACAGAATGTTGGACGTATCGATTTGAATAAACTCCTGGTGTGGGTGTTTCCGTCCACCCTGCGGAGGCACACTTGCAACGGTACCTTCCAGGATTTTCAACAGCGCCTGTTGCACCCCTTCACCGGAAACGTCACGAGTAATCGATGGATTTTCCGACTTGCGAGCCACCTTGTCGATCTCATCAATGTAAATGATCCCTTTTTCGGCCCGTTCCACATCATAATCAGCCGCTTGGATGAGCTTGAGCAAGATGTTTTCCACGTCTTCCCCGACGTAACCGGCTTCCGTGAGCGATGTGGCATCCGCAATCGCGAACGGTACGTTGAGAATGCGCGCAAGCGTCTGTGCAAGCAGAGTCTTTCCGCTCCCGGTCGGTCCGATCAGCACAATATTGGATTTTTGCAGTTCCACATCTTCGATCTTCGCGCCGGAGTTAATTCGTTTATAATGGTTGTAAACCGCAACCGACAGTGATTTTTTCGCCATCTCCTGACCGATTACGTAATCGTCAAGAATATGACGGATCTCCACCGGTTTCGGGATTTCCTTCAGATCGATTTCTTCTTCGCCGCCCAACTCTTCCTGAACGATCTCGTTGCACAGTTCAATGCACTCGTCGCAAATGTATACGCCCGGACCTGCAACAAGCTTCCGGACCTGCTCCTGCGACTTGCCGCAGAAAGAACATTTGAGCTGGCCCTTGTCATCGTTAAATTTAAACATCACTCATCACCTCTCGTCAGGACAATTCCTTGCGAACAATCACGTCGTCGATCAACCCGTACTGCTTTGCCTCCTCAGCACTCATAAAGCGATCACGGTCGGTATCTTGTTCTACGCGTTCGTAGGGCTGGCCGGTTCTCTCCGCCAAGATTTCGTTTAACTGACGCTTGGTTTTTAAGATCCAGTCGGCATGAATCCGGATGTCCTCCGCCTGGCCGCGAACGCCCCCCAGCGGCTGGTGAATCATCACTTCGCTGTTTGGCAACCCGTATCGCTTTCCTTTTGCACCGCCTGCCAGCAAGACCGCTCCCATGCTGGCAGCCATTCCGATGCAAATAGTAGACACATCTGGTTTGATAAACTGCATCGTGTCGTAAATCGCCATCCCGGCTGTGACGGAGCCGCCAGGAGAATTTATGTACAGACTAATATCTTTTTCGGGGTCTTCAGCAGTCAGAAAAAGCAGCTGAGCGACGACCAGGTTGGCCACATCGTCATCGATCGCCGTTCCCAAAAAAATGATCCGGTCTTTCAGCAGTCGCGAGTAGATGTCATATGCCCGTTCGCCGCGGTTGGTTTGCTCGATTACCATAGGAATCAACATACAGATGAACCTCCTCTACCTGTTTGCCCACTGTTCCTACAGATCCACTACCTCGATTGAACTACTTCGGGTTTGCCGACGCAAGTGTACGGAAAGGGACGCTTGGAAAAACAAGGCACGAATAGAGTGTTCGTGCCTTGTGCTTAGATTATGCGGTTACTTTGCTTTCTGCAACCAGGAAATCTACCGTTTTGCGCGTTTGAATGTCGCGGTATAGCCCGGCGAGACCATCCTGTGCGGTGAAGAGCTTGCGCAGTTCCTCCGCAGGACGATTGTACATCTCGGACAGTTTGTTCAACTCTTCCGTCACGTCTTCTTCGGTTGTCTGGATCTCTTCCGCCTTGGCGATTGCATCCAGCGTCAGCGAGGTGCGAACGCGGTTGGTCGCATCATCGAGGAACTGATCGCGCAGTTGGCTTTCATCCATCCCGGAGAATTGGTAGTAGAGCTCGATATCCATCCCTTGGTACTGCAAACGCTGTGCGAACTCATTCACCATGTGGTCCAGTTCGTGTTCGATCATCACTTGGGGAATATCGATTTCCGCATTCTCCGATGCTTTCAACACCAACTGTTCACGAACGTAAGTCTCTTTCTCGCGACTAGCTTTTTCCTCCAGGTTTTTCTTCACGTCTGCCTTCAATTCTTCCAGTGTGTCAAACTCGCTCACATCTTTGGCAAACTCGTCGTCCAACTCCGGCAGGTTTTTCCGCTTGATTTCGTTCACTTTCACCTGAAACAGCGCTTCTTTGCCGGCCAGGTTGGGGGAGTGGTACTCCTCCGGGAAGGTGACGGTGATCTCCTTCTCTTCACCCTGCTTCATCCCGACAAGTTGATCTTCGAAGCCGGCGATAAACGTACCGGAACCTACTTCCAACGAGTAGTTTTCCGCTTTTCCGCCTTCGAATGCCACGCCGTCTTGGAAACCTTCGAAGTCGATCAGCACCATGTCACCCTGCTCGATACCGCCGTCTTCCACTACGTACAGCTCGGCATGACGCTGCTGCATCTGCTTCAGCTCAGCTTCCACATCTTCATCCGTCACGGTGAAATCTTTCGGTTCGATCTCCAGGCCTTTGTACTCACCCAGTTTTACCTCAGGCTTAACTGTAACGGTCGCCTTAAATACCAGCTTTTCACCTTTTCCCATCTGTTCGACATCCACTTCCGGGCGGTCAACCGGTTCGATCCCCGTCTCGCGAACAGCTTGTCCATACGCCTCAGGAAGCAGGATATCCAGCGCATCCTGGTACAGTGATTCTACACCAAAACGCGCTTCAAAAATCTTGCGCGGAATTTTGCCTTTGCGAAAACCTGGAACGTTTACCTTTTTAACAACCTTTTTAAATGCCTGATCCAGAGCGTGGTCTACCTGTTCGGCTTCCACCTCAACCGTGAGGACCCCCTGGTTATTCTCTACCTTTTCCCATTTTGCAGCCACGTAAACTTCTCCCTCCTAGATTGTATCCAAGAAGATTGCCCGCTTAGGGCCAATCTATAGGTAGCAATACGATGATGTTCATAACCACTATAGTATATCAACATGCTTACAGAATTTCAAGAACTCAACGACGAAGGGTAAAACGCCCTCCCCGATCGGTCACAGGTTCACCGTGATGATTGAAAAAACGGACTTCCACCTCTACCTGATCGCTGTCGTAGGCGAGCTGTTCCAGACAGGCATACGTCGGAACATCATAGCCGCGTGGAAGCTGCAGACTGCCCGGATTCAAAAAGAGAACCCCGCGTTCCTCCGTGCACAACGGAAAGTGGGAATGACCGAACAAGACGACATTGGCCCCCACTTCTTCCGCTCGGTAGTGAAGTTTCATCAGCGAGCTTTTCACATCGTATAGATGACCGTGAGTCTGGTAAATCTTTAGCTGATGCCAATGGGTGGTCAGCTCAAGCGGCACTCCCCGGTCTGTATCGCAATTGCCGCGGACCAACCGCATGCTTGAAAACGGCTCCCTCCCTTTATCGATACAAAAATCGCCACAGTGAAAGATGGCTTCTGGTCGGTGTCTCTCTACTGTCTGTTTTACTTCATAGACCAGTCCATGGGTATCGCTGACAATCAACGCGCTCATCGGATCGCCTCCTCCAGCTTTTGCAGCAAATTTTGCATCGCCTGGGCCCGGTGGCTGATCCTGTTTTTCTCGTCCGGTTCCAACTGCGCCATGGTACACATCCGCTGCGGCAGGAAAAACACCGGATCGTAGCCAAAGCCACCGTCACCTGCAGGTTCGTGCACGATGACCCCTTCGCACTGGCCGCTGGCCACAATCGGAGCTTGGCCGGGCTCGACGTACGCCAGCACACAGCGGAAGCGAGCGGTGCGCTTGGACAGCGACACATCTTTCAGTTCGGACAATAGTTTTCGCCAGTTCTCTTCATCACTGGCGCGCTCCCCCGCATACCGTGCCGAGTAGACACCCGGCGCCCCCTTGAGGGCATCCACTTCTAGACCCGAATCGTCGCCAATCGCAGGCAGTCCGAGGTAGTTGGCGATCGTCGTCGCTTTTTTGATCGCATTTGCCTCAAACGAATCCCCGTCTTCCACCACTTCTGGTGCATCCGGATACGCTGCCACACTAACCGTTTCCCAGCCGAGTCGGGCAAACAGCTTGTCAAACTCCCGCACTTTACCCTGATTGCGTGTGGCTAATACGATCCGTTTGCCTTCCATCCGATCAGACACGGTTTTCCTCCGTTAGCTCAGCGGAATCGCTCGGCTGCTTCGCTCCATCCGGCGTCTGCGATGCAGACTGCGACCCGTCTGCTTTCTCAACCGCACCTAGCATGGGCAGCTCGCCCAGTGTCTCTCGCTGCAAGTGGATTAACTCCATAACTCCTTTTTCAGCCAATGCGAGCAATGCCTGCAGTTGGTCCGCGCCAAACGGCGCTTCCTCGCCAGTCCCTTGCAGTTCCACGTACTTGCCTGAGCCGGTCATCACGATATTCATATCCACGATTGCGGACGAATCTTCTATGTAGTTTAGATCGAGGACAGCTTCGCCGTCGATGATGCCAACGGATGTAGCAGCTAGAAAATCAGTGATCGGCAGTTGTTTCCACACCCCGGATTGGACCAGTTTGTTCATCGCGTCCACCATCGCGACAAATGCGCCGGTGATGGAAGCCGTCCGTGTTCCCCCATCTGCCTGGATTACGTCACAATCGAGCCAAATGGTCCGCTCTCCCATCGCCTCTAGGTGGACGACCGAGCGCAGGGCACGGCCAATCAGCCGCTGAATCTCCATCGTACGTCCGCCAACCTTGCCTTTTGACGACTCCCGAGTATTGCGGGTCTCGGTCGCCCGGGGCAGCATCGCGTACTCAGCCGTCACCCAACCTTTGCCTGCTCCTCTCATAAAGGGGGGCACGCGTTCCTCCAGCGTGGCTGTACAAATCACTTTGGTATCGCCAACCTCAATCAGGCAAGACCCTTCCGCATGCTTGATAAAGTCGCGTGTGATCGTAATCGAACGCAACTGATCGTTTGCTCGTCCATCGACTCTCATACAAGTTCCTCCTAGAATCTGTTTCATGCCCCGAACACTCTACACAGTGATGGCTACTTTTGCCATTATAACAAGGCAGGTTCTCTTGTGCCACTACCTTCCCACACCTAGCTTGCCCGATGAAAAGAGGACATAGTAGCCAAACCCTGACATCAACCGCAGTTCTAACGTAAAAACAAAAACCACGCCATTCCGGCGTGGCGGGCAATCTTGCCTCTCTGTAGGTGGCAACAGCGTAAGCGGCGGGGACAGGGGACCATCTCCCCCCACACCTCCCCATTGTCGACAGTCTAAGTCACGCCACTAACGTTGGCACTCCGTCAAAATGCGAATGAGTTAATCTCCATCGGACGCACAACCGGCTTGCTGAAATCGTATGAACCAGCAGTAGTAAGCGGCTTGCCTTCCACCATCACCTGTACCTTGTTTGCCCCTGTGTTTTCCGTGAGCGACAATACCAGTGACTGCATCGCTTCCGGATTGGCCTCTTTTCCATTGTTATACTTGAGCACATCATCGCTCAGATTGACTACCACCGTCTCATCCTGCTTCTCAACACTGATTACCTCTGTCGTGCCAAGCAGTGAGCTGAACAGCGGGGAACCTTCCTTAGGCCCTCTGATCAATTCTTCTACGACCGCCCTGGCCACATCGTCGGTCTCCGGTATCAGGCGCGTCACCGGGACATAGTAGGTGCGTTCCTGATCAAGCTGACCTTGAAAGTAGACCGTCACGGCACTCGTCCTTCCCGGAGTGGCCCCTTCAGCCAATTCCAGATTGATCCCGGTCGACTGATTCAGCGCGGTAATCGGTGTTTTGTTGACTGGCATCTCTGACAGCGGAGTGCCGTTTACCCAAATCTCCACGTTTTCGATCGAATCGAACTGAGTGAGCGCTCTCGTAATGGCGTGCAGGATCTCCTCTTCTTGCTCAGGTGCGTACTTGGTAAACTCGGGAGAGAAGTCTACTGTGACCGTGCCCTCCAAGATATTTGCCCCAAGCACATTGGTTCCCTCCGGTAATATCGCAGCAAACCCCTGTGGCAGCAGTTCTTCGACCGGTCCACCTTTTACCATGTAACTGAGCACCTGTTTGGCCGGACCATCCGTCTGAGGAAGCGGCAATGTGACCGGGACGACATAGTCATTGGCATCCAGCAGGTAGACCGTTCGATTAATGGTCTGCGAGGTCTCCTGGTCATCCGTCCCCGACGCATCAGGATCAGTGATGCCACTGTCGATCGCATCGCTTGCGTCGATCTCTACGCCGCCGTCCTCGGTAAGCGGTGGTGGATCTATACTGGTTCGCGTCTCCTCTTCCGGGCCGAACAACCCGCAACCTGTAAGCAGAACGGTACTGATTCCAAGCACGGCAGTCATAACTCCGATGCGCCGTAGTACCATAGTTTCCCAACCTCCTCGACACACTTTGTACTACATGTATACGAGCAGGGCTTGGGTTTATGCGTACATTGTCCGAAAGAAACGTACAAACTGCCCAAATCATCAAAAGCGATTGACAGAATCCGTCGCTGCTTACTTCACTTGATAAATCGTATCGAGTGATTTCGTTTCAACGTCAATCTCGAATCCCATCCATTCTTCACCGATCTGTCGAAACAGGTGTGCATCACCGCTGGTATAAAACTGGTGCCGTACCCTGCTCTGGCCCTGATCGGCGTAGAGTTGGTGAAGGGAGAGCAGCGCACTCAATTCACGTGCCGTCTCTTCCGCTGAGCTGATCAACGTCACGTCACTGCCGATTGCCTGCTCGATCAGCGGAGCCAGGAGCGGATAGTGGGTACAGCCCAGGATCAGCGTATCCAATTCTTCATGTGTAAGCGGAGCAATTACTTGCTCCACAATTTGCCGTGCTTCCGGCGTGTGATATCGGCCGCTTTCCACCAAAGTGACAAAAGGCGGACAAGCCATGCCCATCGTGTACAAATCTGGTTTCAGCCGCTGCAGCACTCGTTCGTACGCTCCCGCCCGAACCGTCATCTCTGTGCCGATGATGCCGATTCGTCCCGTCTTTGAAGCGGAAATCGCTGCTCTGGCACCCGGCTCGATCACACCGATGACCGGAACCGCCGTTCGGCTCCGCACCTCTTCCAACACGACGGCAGCCGCCGTGTTGCAGGCGATCACCAACGCTTTCACAGGGTATTGCAATACAAACTGTACCATTTGATTGGTAAACATCCTGATTTCGTCCGCAGGCCTCGATCCATACGGACATCGTGCATTGTCGCCAAAATAGATAATCTGTTCCCGTGGCAATTGACGTATCACTTCACGCGCTACCGTTAGTCCGCCGACGCCAGAGTCTATAATGCCGATTGCTTGCGGTTTGCTCATGTCTGGGAGTCTCCTTTGTTTGAAAGGGATAAGTCGGTGCTATTACCATATGCGGACTCAGATAGCCACGCAACTTTATTTTAGCAGGCGTTCCTCCCGACAGCACCCCTTCTCTCTTCACAGCCCCGTATCGTACTACCCTCTCTGGCGAGGTCAGAACCCTTGCTGGGCGTTTCTCATATAGTGGGAAGGGAATGAGAAAAACTTAGTTTCGCGAACTGACAACTTTCCGAGTGTACAGGAGAGAAGGAGGAATCGTGTTGAGACATGAGATTCAGCAGTTAATCGACTGGAGTCAATGGGGAATGCAGTGGGTAGAATACCTGCGGCGCAAGTTTCCTTCCCAGGATATAGAACGAGATCTGGCCGGATTTACCGACGCATTTATGGAGATAGGCAAAAAAGCAAGCATGCTCCGCAAAAAAGGAGATCCCAAGACTGAGATTACCCGTCTTACGACGCAAGCAGAGGAGATCCAGCAGCGCTTTCATCAGCTGCTGCGGCAGATCCAGAACAGCCAATCCGAGCCATCGCACCAAATGCTCCCTGTTTCCAATCAAGTGCGTCAGCCAGTGCCAATCAATCGACCCGTTCCCATCGGCGCGCACAAACTGCCGCCGCTGCCTTACGATTACGATGCTCTTGAGCCGCATATCGACGCGGAAACGATGCGGATCCATCACGATATCCTGCATCGCAATTACGTTGAGGGTTTGAATAAAGCCGAAACCATGATGGCTGAAGCCAGAACAACCAACAATTTTGACCTCATCAAGCACTGGGAGCGGGAAGCTGCTTTTAACGGTGCCGGACATTACTTGCAC contains these protein-coding regions:
- a CDS encoding metallophosphoesterase family protein; this encodes MSALIVSDTHGLVYEVKQTVERHRPEAIFHCGDFCIDKGREPFSSMRLVRGNCDTDRGVPLELTTHWHQLKIYQTHGHLYDVKSSLMKLHYRAEEVGANVVLFGHSHFPLCTEERGVLFLNPGSLQLPRGYDVPTYACLEQLAYDSDQVEVEVRFFNHHGEPVTDRGGRFTLRR
- a CDS encoding XTP/dITP diphosphatase; the encoded protein is MEGKRIVLATRNQGKVREFDKLFARLGWETVSVAAYPDAPEVVEDGDSFEANAIKKATTIANYLGLPAIGDDSGLEVDALKGAPGVYSARYAGERASDEENWRKLLSELKDVSLSKRTARFRCVLAYVEPGQAPIVASGQCEGVIVHEPAGDGGFGYDPVFFLPQRMCTMAQLEPDEKNRISHRAQAMQNLLQKLEEAIR
- the rph gene encoding ribonuclease PH, which gives rise to MRVDGRANDQLRSITITRDFIKHAEGSCLIEVGDTKVICTATLEERVPPFMRGAGKGWVTAEYAMLPRATETRNTRESSKGKVGGRTMEIQRLIGRALRSVVHLEAMGERTIWLDCDVIQADGGTRTASITGAFVAMVDAMNKLVQSGVWKQLPITDFLAATSVGIIDGEAVLDLNYIEDSSAIVDMNIVMTGSGKYVELQGTGEEAPFGADQLQALLALAEKGVMELIHLQRETLGELPMLGAVEKADGSQSASQTPDGAKQPSDSAELTEENRV
- a CDS encoding GerMN domain-containing protein gives rise to the protein MVLRRIGVMTAVLGISTVLLTGCGLFGPEEETRTSIDPPPLTEDGGVEIDASDAIDSGITDPDASGTDDQETSQTINRTVYLLDANDYVVPVTLPLPQTDGPAKQVLSYMVKGGPVEELLPQGFAAILPEGTNVLGANILEGTVTVDFSPEFTKYAPEQEEEILHAITRALTQFDSIENVEIWVNGTPLSEMPVNKTPITALNQSTGINLELAEGATPGRTSAVTVYFQGQLDQERTYYVPVTRLIPETDDVARAVVEELIRGPKEGSPLFSSLLGTTEVISVEKQDETVVVNLSDDVLKYNNGKEANPEAMQSLVLSLTENTGANKVQVMVEGKPLTTAGSYDFSKPVVRPMEINSFAF
- the racE gene encoding glutamate racemase, with translation MSKPQAIGIIDSGVGGLTVAREVIRQLPREQIIYFGDNARCPYGSRPADEIRMFTNQMVQFVLQYPVKALVIACNTAAAVVLEEVRSRTAVPVIGVIEPGARAAISASKTGRIGIIGTEMTVRAGAYERVLQRLKPDLYTMGMACPPFVTLVESGRYHTPEARQIVEQVIAPLTHEELDTLILGCTHYPLLAPLIEQAIGSDVTLISSAEETARELSALLSLHQLYADQGQSRVRHQFYTSGDAHLFRQIGEEWMGFEIDVETKSLDTIYQVK
- a CDS encoding superoxide dismutase yields the protein MRHEIQQLIDWSQWGMQWVEYLRRKFPSQDIERDLAGFTDAFMEIGKKASMLRKKGDPKTEITRLTTQAEEIQQRFHQLLRQIQNSQSEPSHQMLPVSNQVRQPVPINRPVPIGAHKLPPLPYDYDALEPHIDAETMRIHHDILHRNYVEGLNKAETMMAEARTTNNFDLIKHWEREAAFNGAGHYLHTIFWQVMHPNGGGTPQGELAEQIIRDFGSFDAFKRHFSKAAEKVEGGGWALFVWSPRAQRTTILQAEKHQNLSQWESIPLLVLDVWEHSYFLKYQSQRSKYIEAWWNVVNWPHVQDRYLQARRLRWQPY